The genomic window ATGGGTGGGGTAGAGTAGACTCAGGATAGTAAAAAGGTCCAGGAATGGGGATCACAAGAAGCCAAATTATGGGATCTGTCTCCTTCCCTTGAAGCTTGGGTCTGATTGACTAGggagggaagaagcatttatggAGTAgccactgtgtgccaggcattttgctaagcactttacagatattatcttattttttatctttataacaactGTAGGAAATATGTGCTagtattattcacattttataattgatgaaactgagacaaacagagttaggtgacttgcttggggtcacatAGCAGGTAAGTCTAAAACAGCATTTGaagttaggtcttcctgactctaggcccagtgctaaTTAGCTACCTGTAGACACCTGAGGTCTTCTCACCCAGGAGATGGATTCAAATGGGAAGAAGCCATTGTCCAAGTCCATGGCTCATCATTCTTCCCATCCCTTTGGTCAGAGCTAATGAGCTTACTGGAAAAAGAAGGATCTGTGCTGTGGTTGGGGGTTGGGAGGGGAGATTTTTTGGTAGTAATAGGTTCTGAAGTTTGGAAAAGTGGGAAGGAGGTTGTTAGGGAATGGGGTAAAGGAATGGAAGGTTTTAGAGGGAGATGAGAAAGTtctgggagggaggaaaagagttcTGGAAGAAGACAAGAAGGTCTTGGTGGGGAGAAAGTCATTTTCACAGGGATGAAAAgtcttgggaaagaaaaagatcCAGAGGAGTCCAAGGAATAATGTGGAAGTCTAGGGCTAGCAGAGAGAGGGATGGGAAGGATTAGGGATAGAAGGTCTGAAGCTGGGAGGCTAAGATAGGGCGATCCTCAGAGGGAAAGATGGGAAGTATTAGGGTTAGTAGGTCTGAGGTTGGGAGGCAAGCATAGGAAGGgtaggaggatgaggaggatTTGGGATAGGTATAGGGCTATCAAGGACccaagagggtttttttttggaaatcatgaggaaaggaaaaatgggaagtTTGAGGGAAGGATGTTGTGGGGAGATATTCTCAGACAATTAGGAGGATCCACTGGGGATACCCACGGGTTTTTCAGTAAATAGAGAGGTCCTGAAATGTGGCCATTTTCCTGTTACCCAACCTTCTCCACACACACACTTCACTTCCATCTCAGGAACTAATAACTCCCAGCACAGACTTGTGAGGATGAGGGTGTCAGGAGAAGGGCTTCTAATGAGAGCTAAGTCCTGTGACTCTGGAAAAAGTCCTTTCTGGCCCTGGGAGCCTTATAAAATGCCCAAGGGACCCAGAGGTGCCAGCCAGCCAGTCTCAGTTCCCCTCCCTTTGCTTTCAGGTTTACTTGTCCTTTAAGGAGTTTCTTCCTGGGACAGATGCTGCAAATTCTCATTGTGCTAACTGGATGTGCTCTACAAAGCCAGTCTCTGCTTTGCCCACCCTGCTGGCCTGCCCGCAGCACTTGAACCTCCACACCTGCAGCCTGAGGCCCAACCTGATGGCTACTGCCCTGGGAGGTCAGACTCTGGTGTTCATTGTGGGGAGGGTcgctttttttcctctctagatTTCAGGTGGAAGCATCAAGGAAAGAGCATTAGAAAGAATTGTTGGATTAAGAGGAATCTGGGGATAGAGGCTCAGTGCAACAACAGAGTCTTGGAGAGTAGATGGTAGCTCACTGGGATGAATCAGGAGGATGAGAGCTTATTGAGGGAAAAACGGACACAGTTAGAGCTATGAGATTCCTGCCCGCTGCCCTCCTGATTCCTTGGCTAGGGGCATGACCCAtgttctccatttcctttcttctggactggaaaatgaggaaggaaCATCTTAGAACAAATTATCAAAACTGGGGGTGGAACATGGGATgtaagagctgggagggcccttagaacccaggaggtcagagttgggagggcccttagaacccgggatgtcagggctgggagggtccttagaacccaggaggtcagagctgggagggcccttagaacatagaatgttagaactgggagAGATCTTAGGACACAAtgactttagaacatagaatgtcaaagcAGGGAAATAGAATTTAGAGCAAAAGACCTAGAATGTGAATGCTAGACATGGTCTTAGAAgacagaatgtcagaattgggagGAGCCTTGGGGAGAGGAAGTTGTCTAAGGTTACTGAATTGGTTTGTTGCAGAGCCAGTCTGGTCTCCAGACTTTTAATGCACTGGAATGATCTGCTTTGCATGGTGGGATGGATACAGATGAAGGGAAAGGCTTCCCACATGGAGTTCCTGGTTCTGACCACCATGTTTCTTTTTCACCCCTACCTTTTCCCATTCagtctctccttttcccctagaGCACAAGTCTTCAGGGTCAATTCTGGGCTCCATTGATGACCCTAAATTCACATCTGATTGCCTTGCGGTTAAGAAGAAAGCAGAGAGTGAACCTCATGTTGAGGACCCAGACATGGAGATGATCCAAAGGAGCCCCCACTCTCCTATTTCACATTCCAGCCCAGCTTCCAACCCCCTCAACATAAAGTTCCCATTGAGTCCCCACCCCCCatgcccttccttcccccttctctctcccaggAAACCCTTATCTTCACTGGATACATGCCTCTTCACTTATCCCCACtaccccctcctccttctcccatcccctGCCACCTCCCATCCCACCAGGGCTGTCCCAGTGATGCTCCCTGATGGGCCATACTCCCTTGATGCTCACTCTCCTCTGTACCTAGCACCTTGGCAGACCCTCTCTTCGCCCTTACCTGCTGGGCTGTGGCCCACAGCTGAGGCCCAGAATGAGAGCTTTTCACCTTCCCAGTGCTGCTCTACAGGTAAAGCTGGTAGGATCCCCACCTTGGGCAACACAGTCCTGCCCTGTCTGCTGAAGAAAGAGAATGGCACCATCTTGTACAAGTGTAATATCTGTGCCAAGAGTTTCAGACAGCGCTCCAACTTCAAGGTAGCAAACAGCATCACCTCCTTCCCTATTCCAACTTCTCTGCTTCCTCCTTGGATCCCAAAGCCATTTCTATAGTCTCAGCCATCCTAAACCAGCTGAATACATTATCCCCTCTTCTCTCTACTTCCAACCTCCACCAAGGAGAATtgtgaaaaaggagaagagagagggaagaagaatagTAAGGGAGATTTGGAGGGTGGGGATAGCTACTAGAACATGAGATGGAAAGGCcatgggagggggtggaaggactGGAGGCACAGAAGTCAATCCTGGTTGGTTAGATCCTAACCTATGGGATTGATAGAGGCTGGGTGCTATGGATGCAAGAAAATATCTCCAAAGGTACAAATGCATAAATGATTAGAGCTAATTACATGGATGTGCTGGAACTAGCTCCtaagaactgattgttaaattttaagtgtgagcatttacaccttagaaaatggcaaacactacaaatcagcgTTATGATTTACTGTTTTGATCATTTAGATTTAAGAGAgtaatggagaaaaatgttaataatgcacatattagatgcttaataaatgtttctggaATTTAGTTATTTAATTAGATTTTATTAAATTAGCTGTATGAGCCTGAATATGTCACATTACTTTTCTGATCATCATTTccctcaaatttttttaaaagaatagaaagtcCCTGTAGGTAGATGAGAGATTCTGGAGGAATGGAGATGTTTGGAGGGTAAGAAGGATGTtccagagagaaagggaaggtcaAGAGATTGAGGGGAGAACATAGAGAGGTTCTTTGGGAAGCTACAGAGATGTAATGAAAGGTAGAGAACCCAGGGAATCTCTAGAGAAATTGTCTCCAGACTGTTCATAGACAGCCCTTATCTGCTCCCCAGGTCCACTTCCGGGTCCATAGCGGAGAACGCCCCTTTCAGTGTCTGCTTTGTAAGAAGAACTTCATCCAGCTCGCCCACTTGCAGAAACACCAGCTGGTCCACTCAAGGGAGCGGCCTTACCAGTGCCCGGTGAGATTCCCTGCCCTCCACTCTTCTTCcccttgggactcagtttcctcatctgtaaaatgagaattgggCTACATGAGGTCCCTTATGGTTCTGGACCACAcaccctccttctttcccttccatttgCCAGCTGGAAAGAAGAtaggtggaggagggaggaagaatgcAGTGTTAAAAACGGAATCAGATTAATCAAAGCCTCTTGGAGGAGGAAAACTTCAGGGTCTACTtgagaaggaaagatagaaaggagaggaagggaaggacttTTCAGAGCTGGGAAGCAGGGAGCTGAGAAAGGAGCAAAGGAGGATGATGGGAGAGTGGAGGGGAGAGTGACAATAAGTAGGTGACACTCTGCCCTCTGCCCCCTGCCAGGTTTGCCGCAAATGTTTCAGCAGCACCAGCAGCCTCAAGACTCACATGCGGCTGCATTCAGAGGCCCCGCCTTTCCTTTACAGACTGTGCCCCAGGTACAGTGACCAGCAGGTTGGGCACTAGCCACATGTGTATCCTGGCCATACTGTCCTGCTTCCTTGCTGCCTGCTGGCCCCGTGTCTGGAAGGTGACCCAAAACTGGAGAAGCTGGCACTGCTGTCACCAGTGGGCAGTAACTGAGCCTATAAGTGCCAGGGGAAAGCCTCTCTGCCAGTTAATAGCCTGGAAGCAGGAACTGGGGAAGAGGCAAACTGCTAAAGTATCTTCGGTATAACTAACTGAGCCTTTTTGAGTTGTTCTGGAGGACACAACACCCCTGACAATAACCCCTCTCAAGGACCATGCTTTGATGCTTTTTGACTGTAAGCCTCTACCggggatggggtggaggaaggaggtgTTATTAAAAACAATGGAAGTTATCTAGGACCAAATGGGTAAGATCTGACACCCTCAAATATCctgctctgatattctgtgttctaaggtcctgtccttttttttcttatttaatattttatttttcccaattacatgtaaaaacaaatttaacattcctttttccccccaaattctctctttccatcccctCCTCcaaattgagaaagcaagcaatttgaccTCGGTTTTACATGTGTGGTCATACAAAACACACATgtgtcattctgtgaaagaagaTATACCTTCTTCCACTCTCATCCACGATagataaagaaagtaaagaaaaaatatctttgatttgcagtcagattctatcagttctttctctggagatagggAGCACTTTTCATCATAATTCTACAGAACTGTCTGAATTATTGTATTGCCAAGATTGgctaagttattcatagtagatcatcatacaatattgctattactgtgtacaatattctcctggttctgtatacttcaatttgtatcagttcatgtaaatctttctgtgtttttctgagagcatactgatcatcatttcttaaactataataatattccttcacaGTCAtatacagcttgttcagccactccccagtCACCTTTATTAaatactcaatttccagttctttgtcatcactaaaaaagctgctataaatattt from Sminthopsis crassicaudata isolate SCR6 chromosome 3, ASM4859323v1, whole genome shotgun sequence includes these protein-coding regions:
- the ZNF683 gene encoding tissue-resident T-cell transcription regulator protein ZNF683 isoform X2; amino-acid sequence: MKGEPEEDISFALYQHQTCQDQTDKGLGTTPSLTPILDQQWSQGNQVYLSFKEFLPGTDAANSHCANWMCSTKPVSALPTLLACPQHLNLHTCSLRPNLMATALGEHKSSGSILGSIDDPKFTSDCLAVKKKAESEPHVEDPDMEMIQRSPHSPISHSSPASNPLNIKFPLSPHPPCPSFPLLSPRKPLSSLDTCLFTYPHYPLLLLPSPATSHPTRAVPVMLPDGPYSLDAHSPLYLAPWQTLSSPLPAGLWPTAEAQNESFSPSQCCSTGKAGRIPTLGNTVLPCLLKKENGTILYKCNICAKSFRQRSNFKVHFRVHSGERPFQCLLCKKNFIQLAHLQKHQLVHSRERPYQCPVCRKCFSSTSSLKTHMRLHSEAPPFLYRLCPRYSDQQVGH
- the ZNF683 gene encoding tissue-resident T-cell transcription regulator protein ZNF683 isoform X3 — protein: MKGEPEEDISFALYQHQTCQDQTDKGLGTTPSLTPILDQQWSQGNQVYLSFKEFLPGTDAANSHCANWMCSTKPVSALPTLLACPQHLNLHTCSLRPNLMATALGVSPFPLEHKSSGSILGSIDDPKFTSDCLAVKKKAESEPHVEDPDMEMIQRSPHSPISHSSPASNPLNIKFPLSPHPPCPSFPLLSPRKPLSSLDTCLFTYPHYPLLLLPSPATSHPTRAVPVMLPDGPYSLDAHSPLYLAPWQTLSSPLPAGLWPTAEAQNESFSPSQCCSTGKAGRIPTLGNTVLPCLLKKENGTILYKCNICAKSFRQRSNFKVHFRVHSGERPFQCLLCKKNFIQLAHLQKHQLVHSRERPYQCPTVPQVQ
- the ZNF683 gene encoding tissue-resident T-cell transcription regulator protein ZNF683 isoform X1 → MKGEPEEDISFALYQHQTCQDQTDKGLGTTPSLTPILDQQWSQGNQVYLSFKEFLPGTDAANSHCANWMCSTKPVSALPTLLACPQHLNLHTCSLRPNLMATALGVSPFPLEHKSSGSILGSIDDPKFTSDCLAVKKKAESEPHVEDPDMEMIQRSPHSPISHSSPASNPLNIKFPLSPHPPCPSFPLLSPRKPLSSLDTCLFTYPHYPLLLLPSPATSHPTRAVPVMLPDGPYSLDAHSPLYLAPWQTLSSPLPAGLWPTAEAQNESFSPSQCCSTGKAGRIPTLGNTVLPCLLKKENGTILYKCNICAKSFRQRSNFKVHFRVHSGERPFQCLLCKKNFIQLAHLQKHQLVHSRERPYQCPVCRKCFSSTSSLKTHMRLHSEAPPFLYRLCPRYSDQQVGH